One stretch of Cydia fagiglandana chromosome 18, ilCydFagi1.1, whole genome shotgun sequence DNA includes these proteins:
- the LOC134673210 gene encoding cytochrome P450 6j1-like: MWFIIALSLLLILLYFTIKSKPSDYWAEQGVPVASGREWIFGHYKQVLLAKKHIAHLYAELYNEFPEAPVVGYYQLNYPALVVRDPELIRTILITDFANYASNGYPVDKNYDILAGFNPFFTKGEDWKMSRNHATPALSTAKLKGYLPSIIRVGDQMVKYLRNNCQKGNIDLKDITTMFTTDVMANAICGIENNTFEDRSSFFATITGEITRQLDITLLDNLIYLAVTIIPGLNKIMQLRFATKKLENLLVSLTREIIKDRTATGKKRNDVYQVMMAFRDGDDKGVFTDEYITSQVFTILLDLFETSSNALMIVLFTLAWHPEHQHKLRSEILDLILKTKGEYTLEDVEKLKYLDMVFNESLRLYLPISVLSRESTKNCTLAIPGHNPVRITEGTPVIIPIGCIQVDPKYYPEPSKFDPVRFSEEQIAKRPKFTFMPFGEGPKKCLGMRLATLQVKVAIMSILEHFILKPSAKTTYPLDIDPRTFLFSRPTRGAWVHFEEIK, translated from the exons ATGTGGTTTATAATTGCACTCAGTttactattaattttattatactttacGATTAAGAGTAAACCTTCTGATTATTGGGCGGAGCAAGGGGTCCCGGTGGCGTCCGGGCGCGAGTGGATCTTTGGACATTACAAGCAGGTGTTATTGGCTAAGAAACATATAGCGCATCTTTATGCAGAACTTTACAA TGAGTTCCCAGAAGCTCCGGTGGTGGGATACTATCAACTGAACTACCCAGCCCTCGTGGTCCGAGatcctgaacttatacgaaccATCCTCATCACCGATTTCGCTAACTATGCCAGCAATGGCTATCCG GTGGATAAAAATTACGACATCCTCGCGGGTTTTAACCCTTTCTTCACGAAAGGCGAGGACTGGAAGATGTCGCGCAACCACGCGACGCCGGCGCTCAGTACCGCCAAACTGAAAGGTTATTTGCCCAGCATTATCAGAGTTGGAGACCAAATGGTCAAGTATTTGAGGAACAATTGTCAAAAGGGAAACATAGATCTGAAAGAT ATAACAACAATGTTCACAACAGACGTGATGGCGAACGCAATATGTGGCATAGAGAACAACACGTTTGAAGACCGAAGCTCCTTCTTCGCCACAATCACTGGAGAGATCACGCGTCAACTCGATATCACACTTTTGGATAACTTGATATATCTAGCAGTCACTATTATACCTGGGCTCAATAAAATAATGCAGTTGCG GTTCGCAACGAAGAAACTGGAGAATCTTCTTGTGTCTCTAACGCGAGAAATAATAAAAGACCGCACCGCAACTGGCAAAAAACGAAATGACGTTTATCAAGTAATGATGGCTTTCCGGGACGGTGATGATAAAggag TGTTCACAGATGAGTACATCACCAGTCAAGTGTTCACGATTCTACTAGACTTGTTTGAGACATCGAGCAATGCCCTGATGATAGTCTTGTTTACT CTGGCATGGCACCCAGAACATCAACACAAACTTCGCTCCGAAATTTTAGACCTAATATTGAAGACTAAAGGAGAATACACACTGGAGGATGTCGAGAAATTGAAATACTTGGATATGGTTTTTAATG AATCTCTACGTTTGTACCTCCCTATATCCGTATTATCTCGTGAGAGTACAAAGAATTGCACCTTGGCTATCCCGGGACATAACCCTGTCCGAATAACTGAAGGCACACCAGTGATAATACCGATCGGTTGCATCCAAGTTGACCCCAAATATTATCCTGAACCGAGCAAGTTCGACCCGGTACGGTTTTCAGAAGAACAAATTGCTAAGAGGCCGAAATTCACCTTTATGCCATTCGGCGAGGGACCTAAGAAATGTTTAG GTATGCGCCTCGCTACCCTGCAAGTGAAAGTGGCTATAATGAGCATCCTGGAGCACTTTATATTGAAGCCGAGTGCCAAAACGACCTACCCCCTGGACATTGACCCGAGAACTTTTCTCTTCAGTCGCCCGACCCGCGGTGCTTGGGTTCATTTCGAAGAAATAAAGTGA
- the LOC134673539 gene encoding electron transfer flavoprotein subunit beta, which produces MSRVLVGVKRVIDYAVKVRVKPDKSGVVTDGVKHSMNPFDEIAVEEAVRMKEKKLASEVIAVSCGPTQAQETLRTALAMGADRAIHVEVAGAQYETLQPLHVAKILAKLSQDEKADIVIVGKQAIDDDSNQTAQMTAALLDWPQGTFASKVEKTDAGLTVTREIDGGLEVIKTKLPAVISADLRLNEPRYATLPNIMKAKKKPLKKVTPKDLGVDIAPRIKVVSVEDPPVRQAGSVLPDVDTLVAKLKESGHI; this is translated from the exons atgtctCGCGTTTTGGTCGGAGTTAAGAGAGTTATCGACTATGCTGTCAAG GTCCGTGTGAAGCCCGACAAGTCTGGCGTGGTGACAGATGGCGTGAAGCACTCCATGAACCCTTTCGATGAGATTGCGGTGGAGGAGGCGGTCCGCATGAAGGAGAAGAAGCTAGCCAGTGAGGTTATTGCCGTCTCCTGCGGCCCCACACAAGCTCAG GAAACCTTGAGGACAGCTCTGGCCATGGGTGCTGACCGTGCCATCCATGTGGAGGTGGCCGGTGCTCAGTATGAGACTCTGCAGCCCCTGCATGTGGCCAAGATCCTCGCCAAACTGTCCCAGGATGAGAAGGCTGACATTGTCATAGTTGGAAAACAG gctATTGATGATGATTCAAATCAGACTGCCCAAATGACGGCTGCCCTTTTGGATTGGCCCCAGGGCACATTCGCTTCAAAG GTGGAGAAAACCGACGCTGGTCTAACGGTGACGCGCGAAATTGACGGCGGCTTGGAGGTGATCAAGACGAAGCTGCCGGCCGTCATCAGTGCGGACCTGAGACTCAACGAGCCCAGATACGCCACGCTGCCTAATATCATG AAAGCCAAAAAGAAGCCCCTCAAGAAGGTAACCCCCAAGGACCTGGGTGTCGACATCGCGCCCAGGATCAAGGTGGTGTCTGTGGAGGATCCCCCGGTGAGACAGGCCGGCTCGGTGCTGCCCGACGTGGACACCCTCGTCGCCAAGCTCAAGGAGAGCGGACACATCTAA
- the LOC134673605 gene encoding DDB1- and CUL4-associated factor 10 → MGNKDDSVFLAKYSAFSPYRLFRREVGFAPPLGAGNALARSLYCGMKPIASWSSEDANALPTGGVFNLEFSPDGSLLVAACEKKSIQIFDSLTHRRIHTVNGAHSDCVNCVKFLDGRMFATCSDDTTIALWDVRNLKKKICSLLGHSNWVKNIEFSMKDKLLVTSGLDGSIYTWDINSYSECNLVYQRVFHASGLMRCRLSPDARQMVMCTTRGLLVIVHDLNLSTLAQDLHGFKPNMYRLMQTSNQLIPIAAQYDHLFDSKRSQNRIEFISDFPEGNDAEVVSALQIHPLGWSALSRNISHDDRSEWSCIHDIQPAESGRDKSVRSAAPAPAARPARARRPPRRPRPRPYRQPRPQAAVTPALPEQPAGATSRCGRRRRRRPPRRPRPRPYRQPRPQAAVTPALPEQPGTSALSRRAWAENRAAAAPRAPAAVPPSARVPEPRLGGDLSSIQNDVWEASITIKQHRMLQELAGRGQGHRNFNMQRIMGINTGIAPPAVRPRVRPRADEDEQSISPSTSGQTPRAASPEPESEATKHYIRQNRDRLLYYIEETNEGKGFIKELCYSADGRLVCSPFGCGMRLLALDDRCGELSHCVENFSGPRPMVDVGQSLGHHQDLVVSCKFSPRYHLLVTGCLEGKIVWYEPFSGETMY, encoded by the exons ATGGGTAATAAAGACGATAGTGTGTTCCTGGCGAAGTATTCAGCCTTCAGCCCGTACCGGTTGTTCCGACGTGAGGTGGGGTTCGCGCCGCCGCTGGGCGCCGGTAACGCGCTGGCCCGCAGCCTCTACTGCGGCATGAAACCCATCGCCTCTTGGAGCTCCGAAGACGCGAATGCCCTTCCCACGGGAGGCGTGTTCAACCTTGAATTTTCACCGGACGG GTCCCTATTGGTGGCAGCATGTGAGAAGAAATCTATACAGATATTTGACTCACTCACTCACCGGAGGATACACACAGTCAACGGAGCCCACTCTGATTGTGTTAATTGTGTCAA ATTCCTAGACGGGCGAATGTTCGCCACTTGCTCCGACGACACAACCATAGCACTCTGGGACGTCCGGAACCTAAAAAAGAAGATTTGCTCACTTCTCGGCCACAGCAACTGGGTCAAAAACATAGAGTTCTCAATGAAAGACAAGCTTCTTGTCACTTCGGGTCTAGACGGGAGTATATACACTTGGGATATTAATTCGTATTCGGAGTGTAACCTGGTGTACCAAAGAGTGTTCCACGCTAGCGGGCTCATGCGGTGCCGGCTGTCGCCGGACGCGCGGCAGATGGTCATGTGCACGACCCGTGGCCTGCTGGTTATTGTCCATGATCTCAACTTGAGTACGTTGGCGCAAGATCTGCATGGGTTCAAG CCCAACATGTACAGACTGATGCAAACGAGCAACCAGCTGATCCCAATAGCGGCGCAGTACGACCACCTGTTCGACTCCAAGCGCAGCCAGAACCGTATCGAGTTCATAAGCGACTTCCCGGAGGGCAACGACGCCGAGGTTGTTAGTGCGTTACAG attCATCCTCTAGGATGGAGCGCATTAAGTAGAAATATAAGCCACGACGACAGATCAGAG TGGTCGTGCATCCACGACATCCAGCCGGCGGAGAGCGGGCGCGACAAGTCGGTGCGgtcggcggcgccggcgccggccgcgcggcccgcgcgcgcgcgccggccgccgcgccgcccgcgcccgcgcccctaCCGCCAGCCGCGCCCGCAGGCCGCCGTCACGCCCGCGCTGCCCGAGCAACC AGCGGGCGCGACAAGTCGGTGCGgtcggcggcgccggcgccggccgccgcgccgcccgcgcccgcgcccctaCCGCCAGCCGCGCCCGCAGGCCGCCGTCACGCCCGCGCTGCCCGAGCAACC CGGCACGTCTGCGCTGTCGCGGCGCGCCTGGGCGGAGAACCGCGCGGCcgcggcgccgcgcgcgcccgccgccgtgcCGCCCTCCGCGCGCGTGCCCGAGCCGAGACTGGGCGGG GACTTATCCTCTATTCAGAACGATGTATGGGAGGCGTCCATCACGATCAAACAACACAGAATGCTGCAAGAGTTGGCGGGCAG AGGGCAGGGGCACCGCAACTTCAACATGCAGCGCATCATGGGCATCAACACCGGCATCGCGCCGCCTGCCGTGCGCCCGCGCGTCCGGCCCCGCGCCGACGAGGACGAACAGAG CATATCGCCCTCAACGTCCGGGCAGACGCCCCGGGCGGCGTCGCCGGAGCCGGAGAGCGAGGCCACCAAGCACTACATCCGGCAGAACCGCGACCGCCTGCTCTACTACATCGAGGAGACCAATGAGGGGAAAGGGTTTATCAAA GAGTTGTGCTATTCGGCGGACGGGCGTCTAGTGTGCTCCCCGTTCGGGTGCGGCATGCGGCTTCTGGCGCTCGACGACCGCTGCGGCGAGCTCTCGCACTGCGTCGAGAACTTCTCCGGCCCCAGACCCATG GTGGACGTGGGCCAAAGTCTAGGACACCATCAAGACCTAGTGGTGAGCTGCAAGTTCAGCCCTCGCTACCACCTGCTCGTGACCGGCTGCCTCGAGGGAAAGATCGTGTGGTACGAGCCCTTCAGTGGCGAGACTATGTATTAG
- the LOC134673664 gene encoding mRNA export factor Gle1-like, giving the protein MGDILYETADDYKSKSKSLDQSISDKLVDFERLRISALTKAAKISPAVRKVTIGPRSPEKKELQYEENFEVTPKPRIVEEDLVEDRVSDDLRYASIIKQYEKNLRDTSDELFKNLLDSMLARRAESMRNYWTKQTEECERRARELREKKLQMLKHLHDNDNLTVLEQAKLDEKNSQIINKHTIDNMNRILEEQNQATARFAAVTDSHTKICICYNEITNILQKDQGLSKAVCEKHIPSINSVIGNISAIMDLCKTGALTDKNVKQAEVLVLNIDNIRKKMLEELEEIKKQELVKKQQEEAKQQELLQKQAEEKRELAARAAEVAQIEKNLTEQPKQQPMFYSQTNYNYFKELKNFLDQYENQYKDLLENVHMKKFRFDCQKAVNTPVNAISSVSGMHMKDKYDKLAKLLRGEQVQVLDTYVTATQHPQGLYYCTALLAKKIVRQGDLLVSSNPEAAFPLAAVTAALWSQFPEFGKLLEAYFHKLCPYLVPMFLPQKEGQTDKDFYLSRGYTYNDEGVVEKQDKFLKRMSGIFKLRCAIWVAKTPRFVNAPNPHGPRFGWQWLASFVNLKPEPDISATLIHDFFNVCGAEFHKLYGKQFVKVIRLISSKYLAILQNIDEGGPKTRLEVFLQEVLKTGVMQPPTGVLPPNTW; this is encoded by the coding sequence ATGGGTGATATATTATATGAAACAGCGGACGACTATAAGTCCAAAAGTAAATCATTGGATCAAAGTATTTCCGATAAACTCGTTGATTTTGAAAGATTACGCATTTCAGCACTTACCAAAGCTGCTAAAATAAGCCCCGCTGTCAGAAAAGTCACTATAGGACCAAGAAGTCCTGAAAAGAAAGAACTGCAATATGAAGAAAATTTTGAGGTTACCCCGAAGCCGAGAATTGTCGAAGAAGACTTGGTTGAGGATAGAGTTAGCGACGATCTGAGGTATGCCTCCATCATTAAGCAATATGAAAAGAACCTGCGAGATACTTCCGacgaattatttaaaaatcttctAGATAGTATGTTAGCCAGGCGAGCCGAGAGTATGCGTAATTATTGGACGAAGCAAACAGAGGAGTgcgagcggcgcgcgcgcgaACTCCGCGAAAAGAAGTTGCAGATGCTTAAACACTTACATGATAATGACAATCTTACAGTCTTAGAGCAAGCCAAGCTGGACGAGAAAAACtcacaaataattaataaacacaCCATAGATAATATGAACCGAATTCTAGAAGAACAAAACCAAGCTACGGCACGCTTCGCCGCCGTAACAGACAGCCATACAAAAATTTGTATATGCTACaatgaaatcacaaatattttacaaaaagaTCAAGGACTTTCAAAGGCAGTCTGTGAAAAACACATTCCATCAATTAATTCTGTGATAGGGAACATCAGTGCAATAATGGACCTATGCAAAACAGGGGCCCTCACCGACAAAAATGTGAAACAGGCTGAAGTTTTAGTGCTAAATATAGACAACATTAGGAAGAAAATGCTAGAAGAATTAGAAgaaatcaaaaaacaagagTTAGTCAAGAAGCAACAGGAAGAGGCAAAGCAGCAAGAGTTGTTACAGAAGCAGGCGGAAGAAAAAAGAGAACTAGCAGCTAGGGCAGCAGAGGTTGCTCAAATAGAGAAAAATTTAACCGAGCAACCCAAACAGCAACCAATGTTTTATTCTCAAACCAACTACAATTACTTCAAAGAATTAAAAAACTTTTTAGATCAATATGAAAACCAATATAAAGATTTGCTTGAAAATGTACATATGAAAAAGTTCCGATTTGACTGCCAGAAAGCTGTAAACACTCCAGTCAATGCCATATCTTCTGTTAGTGGAATGCACATGAAAGACAAATATGACAAACTTGCTAAGCTTCTGAGAGGTGAGCAAGTGCAAGTTCTTGATACTTACGTCACAGCAACACAGCATCCGCAGGGACTTTATTACTGTACAGCATTGTTGGCTAAAAAGATAGTGAGACAGGGAGACTTGCTAGTTTCTAGTAATCCAGAGGCAGCCTTCCCTTTGGCTGCAGTCACTGCAGCCCTCTGGTCGCAGTTTCCAGAGTTTGGCAAGCTCTTGGAAGCTTACTTCCATAAGTTATGCCCATACTTGGTCCCAATGTTTTTACCTCAAAAGGAGGGACAAACAGACAAAGATTTTTATCTGTCTAGAGGCTACACCTACAATGATGAAGGTGTAGTAGAAAAGCAAGATAAATTCTTAAAGAGAATGTCTGGCATTTTTAAGCTGAGATGTGCGATTTGGGTTGCTAAAACACCTAGATTTGTGAATGCTCCCAATCCTCATGGCCCGCGATTTGGTTGGCAATGGCTGGCTTCCTTCGTCAACCTAAAACCTGAACCAGACATAAGTGCCACTTTAATCCATGATTTCTTCAATGTCTGTGGTGCCGAATTTCATAAGCTGTACGGGAAGCAATTTGTGAAAGTAATAAGACTGATTAGCTCAAAATATCTGGCAATACTACAGAATATAGATGAAGGAGGCCCAAAGACCAGATTGGAAGTTTTCTTGCAAGAAGTATTAAAGACAGGAGTGATGCAGCCCCCTACTGGTGTTTTACCACCCAATACCTGGTAG